TCTGCCGGTGTATCCGTCCAGTCTGATCAGGAtacatactgttcgctttcaaaccctataaTAGATAGTCGTTTGCGAAAAGTATGGATCCTAATAAGGCAGCACATATGCGGAATTCGTACTGGAATTACCCTGGTTTCAAATGTAgtgtattattttcatttgtgcTTTCTGTGTGCATTAGTAGAATGTCTTATTTTCACTTATTTTAACGTAACACAtcatttaattacctccctttatatatgtatatgtatatatatataaagcctCACTGTGAGTAAACAGCATAGTGTATTTACAACCAGCATGAATCCGGATCGGCCTGGGTATCCGTATTCGTTCAGACTGATCAAGAGCAATACTGTTCGATTTCAAACCCCATGATAGCTAGACTTAAGTTGTTAGCAAACAGTTTGGATCCCAAAAAGGCTCCGCAGGTGCGGAGGCTGGTCTTAATCAAGGTGGTTTCAAATGcagtaaattatttttatatgtgcattatttttatatgtacttgttataTGCATCAGTAGAACCTAGAATGTCTTGCTTTCAATTATTCAAATGTAAAGGTTCATTCAATTATCTCCCtatatgtgtaaatatatataaagccgctccatgagaaaatcAAAATACCACAGTTTCAATCAGCATGAATCCTGATCCATCAGTGTATCCGTCCAGTCTGATCAGGAtacatactgttcgctttcaaaccctataaTAGATGGTCTTTAGCGAAAAGTATGGATCCGGAGAAGGCTGCACAGATGCAGAGGCTGATCTGGAATCATACTGGTCTCAGATGTAGTATACTATTTTTATGTGTTCTTTTTTATGTGCATCAGtagaattttgttgttgtttttttttgcattattttaacgTAACGTATCATTCAAATACCTCactttatgtgtatatatatatataaagccaCACCATGAGTAAAGAGCATACTGTATTTGCATCAAGCAAATATCTTGATCGGCCTGTGTATCCGCGCAGactgatcaggatccatactcttcGATTTCAAACCCTATGATTGGTAGACTACTTtctagcgaacagtatggatcctgagaGAGCTGCACCTATGCGGAGGCTGATCTCGGatcatgctagtcgcaaatgcagtATACTGGTTTTCTCGTAACGCagttaatattttctttatttcattatcaTATTATATGCTTTTTATGTGCAAGTAGAACCTAGAATGTCctgtttgcaaatatttttacGTAACGATTCATTCAAATTCCTATCTTTATTCGTCAATTTTGAAATTCACAATATTTTAAAGCAAACTGTATGGAAACATtgttgtaatattgtaatattatacCATGACGTTACTTATTTAAGTGTATTCAAGACGAATTAATGGCCACACGAAATTGTTAAATCAAAACGAGGACATTAATGTGTTCATGGTTGAACACCCGTCAGCAAAACAAAGAACACAAGTCAAGGTTTATTTTGTAGTAATGgttcatttaataaaatttttactGAAAGTGCTTGTTTTCCTGAcatcattttttcctttttcgTCCTTTGGCTTTAcatgttgtacatgtatattttccttTAGGAACACCTTTTTCCAGGAGACCCACACAGTATTGATGTAACCAACGCTTGCATTTGCTTTCGCACTGAACCCATGCTATAGGTGAAATTTCCGGAGATTCAAAAATACAACATTCATCATCTAAATCGCACGAACTTGGTCGCAGTGGTTTTGTAGtgtatgcaaaaatattttcagccgaTCCTCCAACAACCATAATGCAGTCATCTGACAAAGCAAAACTTGAATTTCCTGCAGTGCAGTGCCATGTGTCTAACTCTGTAGTGTCAATGTTCAAAGACTGCAAATCTATAGTGTACAACTTGTTACTTGTTAAAGGAGTATCAGTCATCTCAGGTTCCTTTTGAGCGTACCCTCCAGTGACAATCAGTTTATTATTTAGCGCAACGATGCTATGGTACGAAATAAATATGTCTACTTGAAGTTTAGCCGTTATCTTGTCTAAAGTGTATCTATGTTCAGTAAGGTTATGCAGTTTCAGAATGAAAAGTTCATTTATTGGAAGTCTTTCTAATGGTACAGATTCGTTCCCTTTGAACGACACACCTCCTATTATAATCACACATTTTGTACCTGACAATGTCACAAAATTCGCAGTGTGATAGGCTCTCGGTCTTAcatctggaatattttttattcttgtcCATAAATATGTGGATGAATCAAACTCATAGAAAGAACCATCATTGCAAACTTGAGTAAAGGGACTGACAAGGCCTGTCGTATGTCTGTTGGGTAGTGATACTCCGCCATGCATTACTACTATATTATCACCCAACGGTGTGATAGTGTGACCGGTTCTGCCAGTCGGTATATCACCCCTCTGGACGTCTTTACTCAGTACACCTCTACCAGCAGATTGGCAAATTGTACACTGATACTTGTTTCTGACGAATTCCAATTTGATAAGTTCATTGCTAGTGTCAAATGTATCAGTATTTAATCCACCCCATACAAAAACTGTCTGTTGGTCAAGCCAAGCGCTCGCAGACTGTAAACTAGGAAACTGTGCCCCTAAAATATTCTCGAACCTTTGAATGTGGCTAATGTAAGCATCATCTTCGTCATACTTAAATGTTATATGGAATAAGTCATTACCATATTTCCATTCACTTTCTTGCACTCTACGTGCTCCCCCAAAATACAATAGAGTTGACTCGTTATCATTGGAATTAAGTTTTAGATAGCAGTGTCCTTCTGCAGGAAAATAATCCGAGTTTCTTAAGTCGAGTTCTATTCTTTTTCTTGTAGCTTTGCCTTTGGTTGAAGATTTAGATTTAAATGGCAGAATTCTCCATTCTGGGGCTGCTTCAGCCATATTTCactaaaatcagaaaaaaagatcATTATATCCCTACGGTGTTATAATGGGGATTGTTAAAAGGGACATTTCTGATTGAATTTTGTCAAAGTTAGTgataaaaaatatgacccttGACTTTTATTGATAGAAATCCGGAAAACAGAAATTTTGCCATACTTTCATTATCAATTACTTGACCAATTCTTCTCATATTAACCCTGGCCCCTTCTGTCCCATTAGCTTATGACCCAAGGGTCGTATTGAAATTCTAAAGGTATTTTGTATTCTTCAAAGCCCATGTCGGTATTTTGGCAAGTTTCAAGTTTCCAGTACCAACGGTATTTTATAAAGGAGtctgaacggacggacagacatgAAGATCATCACAAGATCCCTGCTGCTCTGCTAGAAGAGATGGAAAAAATCACACTAATAAATTATTTACCAAAGGTGAATTATTAAAACTACATCTTCATTCTTAATAAAATATACTTCCAAAAGCCTTATATAATCGTGAAACTGAAAAACCAAGTACCTAAAACACTTACATAATTACGTCCGTAAAGCCATGTAATCCTAAATCTTATAATATCAACTTGATATTCTCTTACGCCCGCAATGCCAACGTAGATATTCCAGTAAAATTCGTGTACAGCTACTGTAACATATGCATGTATATGTACAGTGCACATTACACATTCGTTCGATTAactagaacaacaacaacaaaaagggCGGTACTTGACAGTTGGGCATGCTCATTACGAATGTTTTGTTTACATCCGGTCGTCGCATACGGGAATAGCACAAAGTTTGTTAGTGAATTGTGTACAATGTATTGAAAGACATTTAATTTTGAACTCACATTTACGAAAATTGCTGTGGTGTAAACATTCGTACAACATAGAACTTATACATGAAAGTTCGGTGTTCCGTTTGGATATTCCTGAACCTGatacctcgaaagtcgaaatcatGCAACTAGATCTACGACAATGAAAGTAGAAACCATGCTGGTGAAAGTTGAAATCACGATGGCGAGATCAcaaaactacgatggtgaaagtcgaaaccacgatgatgaaaacgcgatatcatttcTCATTTTCAGCATCAttgtttcgtgttttcatcatcgtggtttcgattTTCACCTTCGcactttcgactttcatcatcgtagttttgACTCTCACCATCGTAGTTGAAAGTCGAAAGCACGAAAGTGAAAGTCGAAACTaggatgatgaaagtcgaaacaagttgaaagtcgaaagcacgatggtgaaagtcgaaactacgatgatgaaagtcgaaagtcGAAACTaggatgatgaaagtcgaaacaagttgaaagtcgaaagcacgatggtgaaagtcgaaactacgatgatgaaagtcgaaactaagATGTTTAAAGTCGAAACTACAATGACGAAAGTCGGAAGTCTAAAGCACGATGGTGGACCTACGAAACCACGTTTACTATCGTgttttcgactttcaccatcgtgttaacggctttcatcatcgtagttttgtgatttcgactttcgaggtaATGGGGTTCAGAAATAAATATATCGATGGTCAAAACAGAATACCGTATAAAAGACTAGCTTTTCAAACAGGACATTAACTTTGAAGATTTATTCTAGTTAGAACAAATTAAGCGAAAAATAACTTGTACAttgaagagagaaaaaaaaattgagctAGAAAAACATGTTGTCTGCTTTAAGCACTgttgaaagataaaaaaaaaaagtaaccacaagtcagattttaaattattaatttagTTGTAAGCTAATTATATCAGCAAATCGTCGATAGCGATCTGGGAAAATACTATCAACATAAGGACAAATACAGTTCAGTTCTAATATATAATTATCCCAATGAAGTATAAACCAACTCATTATCTTGTTAATTccttatttttgttcaaatgccGATATATGGTATATAGACGCATCACGGTTATCTCGATTTCGAGAAAAGATAACTGATAATGAGCCAATATTTGACAGCGGTATACTTTAAAACAGTAAGTTAAACCTGCATATAAGAAGCCTATAGGAAGCTATCCgtcaacaagaaaaaaaaagccaCTCCAAATACAATGTGTCTCGGTATAGTTCagttttgaggtcagcgatgttttttcGCGTGAAAGTTGAAacaacgatgatgaaagtcgaaacaagttgaaagtcgaaagcacgatggtgaaagtcgaaactacgatgatgaaaatcgAAAGTCGAAACAATGTGCAATGTGTCTCGGTATAGTTCAGTTTtaaggtcagcgatgttttttgGTACTTTTAGTAATAGAACGGTCCGTTTTTTTACTAAATGATTAATCTTAGCAACACAGAAGTGTACCACCTTAATAACCGTGACAGCACAGATACCACCTTAATAGCCGTGACAGCACAGATAAGTATCAGCATTGCAGTCTTTACATTTTGTGGTTGTGGGTTCGATATTCGTCagattttagtattttattctaagaatatttatctttaaCATAGCGTTATGTGCATTCATATTGTCTCAAAAGATGTAGATAAAGTGAGGTAATATGGAAGTCTGTTGCGTATTATAATACCTCTTCTGTTGAAGTAAGAATGGACCATTTTATGTAATAGTTAGAGTACATAAATAGGATTCTTCATGATTAAGAAGCCGAGAGGGAGGGAGCTGTCTACATGAAATAgaaattcaaaaatttgaaaaatgcagCCGTCTCATTGGCTTAAAAATAGGTTATACACTAAagaatacacaataaatattagTGCTGTATAGACGTGCAAATAAATAAGTTATAATCGTATCTAATCCTGTGTACTCAGACTCAATGAATCTGCTTACACAGCTGTCTAGATTATCATTATCAACGATagtttgcattaaaatgaaatttacttgTTCATGACAATAATAATTGAAAATTATACTtccaaaataacattaaaagaaCGGAATGACTGTAGTTACACCTCAAAAattgtcaatgaaaaaaaaaaaggatcgTCAGAGCCGAATTCACCACGCAACCAGTACTGTAGCGGTTCTAGTCTAAATAAGGCAAagcaaatcatgctgatttccctaattgGCAGACTCTagcgtcaaaatcaaactatgtAAAGTAAGATATTGCATGAACTTCTGTTTGGATCAAATAATTCATTAAACAAAATGTTCATATTATTCAACTAAATGTTATACATTAGTTCTGTTGATGGTCCCTAAAAGGACACAGCGGTAATAGCAAGGATATCGTATTTGTTCAGAAAAGTTTTTTAGTGAAAATGAATGAAACAAAAACCTCAAATATCTCTACATTCGCATAAATAAATGGACTCAATAAAACCAAGCTtgcgatattttcattttttgccgTGTTGGGCAAACTATAGGttcccactttttctattttagtatcttctttagaaatacatgtacacagttacattttattaatgtAGTTAAGCTTTTTAGCAGAAGGAGTTGTAACTTAACAAGTCATTCATTTTCAGTTGAATTTTCTTTGTAGATCTGAAGTAAGatgtatatatattgaaaatttgaaacagAAGATGTATTGGTTtgctttaaaaatattcattattatcTGCACATTTTTGATTGCTATTTACTTACTTCACTTAGTGACATTGCTTTCGTTTTATTCTCTTCTTATCTAATTAGTTGTGTACAATTCATATGACAATTCTGTCACAGCATTCTTTTATTCCttcttatttgtttttcttatttattttttctatcttAAAGTGTAATAGCCTTGCAATATTCAAATTTTCTTATCaccatataaataaaaatttagttaTTATTAAATATGTGAAAAAACAGGGGTAAGATTAGGAATTTTTAGTATCGCTGTATCAATTCAATATAGATATACTTGATGCAATAAAAGTCTCATTGTTAATTTGGAAATGTCCGAATGTATGAAGAAA
The sequence above is a segment of the Mercenaria mercenaria strain notata chromosome 3, MADL_Memer_1, whole genome shotgun sequence genome. Coding sequences within it:
- the LOC128556036 gene encoding uncharacterized protein LOC128556036 produces the protein MAEAAPEWRILPFKSKSSTKGKATRKRIELDLRNSDYFPAEGHCYLKLNSNDNESTLLYFGGARRVQESEWKYGNDLFHITFKYDEDDAYISHIQRFENILGAQFPSLQSASAWLDQQTVFVWGGLNTDTFDTSNELIKLEFVRNKYQCTICQSAGRGVLSKDVQRGDIPTGRTGHTITPLGDNIVVMHGGVSLPNRHTTGLVSPFTQVCNDGSFYEFDSSTYLWTRIKNIPDVRPRAYHTANFVTLSGTKCVIIIGGVSFKGNESVPLERLPINELFILKLHNLTEHRYTLDKITAKLQVDIFISYHSIVALNNKLIVTGGYAQKEPEMTDTPLTSNKLYTIDLQSLNIDTTELDTWHCTAGNSSFALSDDCIMVVGGSAENIFAYTTKPLRPSSCDLDDECCIFESPEISPIAWVQCESKCKRWLHQYCVGLLEKGVPKGKYTCTTCKAKGRKRKK